Within the Candidatus Jidaibacter acanthamoeba genome, the region CTTTTAACTTTTTAGCTCTACTTGGATGCCTTAGTTTTCTTAAAGCTTTAGCTTCAATTTGCCTAATCCTTTCCCGAGTTACTCTAAACTGTTTGCCGACCTCCTCAAGAGTGTGGTCAGTATTCATTCCAATACCGAATCTCATTCTAAGCACTCTTTCTTCCCTAGGGGTAAGGCTAGAGAGCACCCGAGTAGTAACTTCTCTTAAATTGGTAAGTATCGCTGCATCAAGCGGTTGGATAGCATTTTTATCTTCGATAAAATCACCAAGCATACTGCCTTCATCATCGCCCACAGGGTTTTCTAAACTCATCGGCTCTTTAGCAATTTTAAGAACTTTTCTTACTTTCTCAACCGGCATTGCAAGTTTCATTGCAATTTCCTCAGGAGTAGGTTCTCTTCCCATATCATGAACAATTTGTCTTGAAGTTCTAAGGATCTTGTTGATTGTTTCTATCATATGCACAGGGATACGAATAGTTCGTGCCTGGTCGGCGATAGATCTCGTAATTGCCTGCCTAATCCACCACGTAGCGTAGGTAGAAAACTTATAACCTCTTCTGTATTCAAACTTATCTACCGCCTTCATAAGACCGATATTTCCTTCCTGAATAAGATCAAGAAACTGTAATCCACGATTAGCATATTTCTTAGCAATTGAGATTACTAGCCTTAAGTTTGCCTCGATCATTTCCTTCTTAGCTTTGCTTGCAACGCGTTCACCCCTTTGCACTTCGGAAACCAGCTGTTTAAAGGTAGAAATATCCAAGCCCACTTCTTTGGCTATTTCGATTACATTACCGCGTAAGTAATTAATCTGCTCTCTTTCTTTTTGAATAAAATCTTTAAATCCTTTATCTTTTAAGCCTTCCAATTTGTCCAGCAGCATCGGCTCAAGCTCATTTCCCGTATATTTAGTTAAGAAAGTGTTACGGTTAATTTTGTTATTTTCAGCTAGCCTTAAAATTTGAGATTCAATACCGATAAGTTTCTTATTTATGCTGTATAACTTGTCTAAAATCCTATCAATTTGAGTTTCATTAAAGCGCATATCCTGCATTAAGGTACTAAGTTCCTGATTTAAAGTTTCATATTTTTTATTAAGTGCCGCGCTGAATGGTTTGTTTTCAAGTGCAGCAGCAAGCTTATCCTGTTGAATGTTTAAAATTTGTCCTGATAGTTGAGCAGCTTTTCCGAAAACATCAATCATTTTCGGTCTAAGTTCTATTTCCATACTTAAAATGGATAAATTCTCTTCACTATCATAATCATCCGGAGCTTCAGTTTTTTTCTCATCGCCTTCTTCTTCGTCTAAATCTTCATCTTCCGATTCTTCAGTTTCTTCTTCAGTTTCATCCTCATCTTCGTCTTCTTCTTCCTTAAAGCCTGCAAAGTCATCTTCAGCAAGCTTAGCTTCAGAAAATTCATCTTTACCAAATTCTTTAGAGTACATTGCATCAAGATCAATTATTTCACGTAATAAAATAGCCTCATTAGATAATGCATCATACCAATCAATAAATGCTCTCAAAGCTACAGGTGTTTGACAAAGATAAGTGATCATTTTATAACGACCGTCTTCAATCTTTTTAGCTATCTCAACTTCACCTTCTCTGGATAACAGCTCAACATGCCCCATCTCTTTGAGATACATTCTAACCGGATCATCACTTCTTAAAGTCTCCTGTTCCTCTTCTTCTTCCGCAGGTTCTTCTTCGGATATAGGAAGGTCGAAAACCAGCTCTTCATCATCAGAAGATTTCTCTGATAGAGTAATTCCCGCATCATCGAAAAAGGAAATAGTATCTTCAATTTTTTCAATATCGGTATCACTGATAACACTGTTAAGCTGATCAAATGTTACGCTTCCGGTCTCTTTGCCTTTTTTTATCAATTTTTCAAAGGAAGAATCCTCATTAGCTGCTTTATTTGCAGGTGATTTAGCAGTTTGGGTCTTCACCTCAACTGAATCCATATTATTAATTGAGGACTTTTCAGCCGAAGAAAGTTTTTTAGACTCCTTGAATATCTTGTTATCCTCTTTTGTTGCCGTCTTTTGGTTCTTAGAAGTAGCCTTGCTCATTTTGTTCTCGTTAATTTAAAATGTTAAGTTCTGTTTTTAGGATTTCCTCAATTTGTTTCAAATAGCTTAACTTGTTATAAGTTTCTTCATCTTGTCTTTCCATCAGTAATTGACTTGTGGTTTTTATTTGTTCTTGAATTATAATCAAATTGTTTAATTTGAAAATTCTTATTATTCCCTCTTTAGCTTCTTCACTACTTGCCTCGCTTTTCGCGAACGTGTCAAACATATTATCATTTAACTTAAAATTAAATTGCTCTTCCAAAGTTTGCCGCAAAGTTTTCCGACAAGGCTCGTTTTCGTAATTGATATAACCTTTTAAATTTAATATATATTCACGGATTTTGTCAAGAAAATTAGACCTTATTTCAATGTCATGCAGTTCATAATATATTTCATCATCAGAAATAATTTCAGGGTGGTTAATAACTGTTGCCAGAATAGTTAAAATATTGTTTTCCTGTTCGCTCAGTATTGATTGTATGTTGTGCTTTGAATTTAAAAATTCTTTATTAATATTGGGTTTTTTCTTATTTGAAAGTATCTCATATACTTTGCTTTTAAAGTATGAACTATAAGATTTTTGCAGGTCTTTATCAATAATTTTTTTAGCTAGTAATTCCAGGTTTTTCCTTAAAGTTGTAACATTTTCTGGGGTTTTTACGGTATGCATTTTTAAAAGTGACGTAAACAACAACTCTGATAAAGGGGTAGGGTGATTTATTATTGATTTAAAAAATTCTCTACCTTTATTAACAATTACTTCATCGGGATCTTTCCCCCCCGTGAGAGAGGCAAAATTTAATGTTTTATCCGCTTTAATAAAAGGGAGAATTTCGGAAGCAAGCCTGGAGGTTGCAGTTCTTCCCGCGTTATCCGCATCAAGACAGAGGGTAGGTATATCAACAATTTTCCATAAAGATTTTATATGCTCTGAAGATATACTTGTTCCAAGTGGAGCCACTGAATTGTAAATTTCATTATTTGCCAGGGCTATGACATCCATATATCCTTCAACTACTATTATTTGCTTGGTTTTAAGTGCTTCTTTTTTGGCAAAGTTTAAGCCGTATAAGGTTTCACTTTTTTTAAATATTAATGTTTCCGGAGAATTTAAATATTTAGGCTCTCCTTTTTCTATTAACCTTCCTCCGAAAGCAACAGTTTTACCGCTCTTATTAAAAATCGGGAAAATAACACGATTTTTTAATGGATTATAAACCCCGTAATCGCCTTTTAATAATACTTTAGAAGCAGCTATCTGAGTTTCATTAAATTTTTGCTTTAATATATCATGCAACTCACTATGGTTGTGGGGAGTAAATCCTAGTCTATATTCTGCAATAATTTCATTTTTCAGGCCTCTTTTTTTAAGGTAATTTAAAGCTTGTTTCCCTTCCGGGCTAAATAGTTTTTGTGTATAGTAATTTGCTGCTGCTTCATGAATTTCTATTAAAATATCTCTAATATCCTGCTGCTTTTTTTGCACTTCGGTATGTTTCGGCAGCTCAATGCCTGCTTCTTGGGCTAATTTTTCCAAAGCTTCGGGGAATTTAAGATATTCGGTTTCCATCAAATACGAAAAAACATCGCCATGTGCACCGCAACCGAAGCAGTGATAAAATCCTTTGTTATCACTCACATTAAATGAGGGGCTTTTTTCCGGATGAAAAGGGCATAAACCGAGATATTCTCCGGTAGTTTTACGCTTGAGCGCAACCTTTTTGGATACTACGGAAGATAGATTTATCCTTGCTTTTACTTGATCAATCGCGTAAGACAATCAGCAGCCCTTATTATTTTATTTCAGGATTATAACAAAAAATTATTTTAATGATACCTTAGAGTATATTTCAACTAAATGTTTTATTAAGGTTATTTTTATTCATACTAAACTTATTAATAAAAAAAGTAATAAGCTTTCATTTGTAAATTTTTTGCGGAGATTTTAGGTGATTGCACAGGCTTTAAAAAGCTTGTTTCCTTAAGGTGTTTATCTCCTAAAACGGTGCAACAATATCTAATATTTGCCTGCCTAATCTTTCCTGCTGATATTCCGATAATTGCCCACGCCCACCGTAAGATACTCTGGCTTCTGCAATCTGATCTAAGGTAACTGCATTTTCAGAGCTGATATCTTCAGGCCTTACTATACCTTCTATAGTTACTTCCCTTACCTCAAAATTAACCCTCACTTCTTGGGATCCCTTAATATATAAATTATTATTCGGAAGTATTTTTATTACTGTTGCGGCAACTGTTGTATTAATGGTTTCCTGCCTATCAACTTTGCCTTCGCCGGTATTGTTGTCGTTTGAGGTAACATTTAATAATTTAGAAGGATTTACCGCATCAGGTAAAATGTTTTTAACTTTGTTTTCAAAGCCGAATAAGCTTGGCATACCTGCACTTGTAGAGCCTGATCTGGTTTTTGTAGTTTTATTATCGAGTTTTGCTTTATCTTGAATAGTAATATTCACTTTTAAGATATCTCCGATTGCTCTTGCGCGCAGATCACGGAAAAAGGCTCTTGAGCCGGGTTTCCATAAAGAATTGGCAGCTTTCCCTTGAGCCGGGGGTTCTATTGATGATTGCTGCTCCGATTGAGCCGTTTTAGCTTTAAGGTATTGTTCCTGTTGAATATAGTCATTATAAGTATTAACCTTATTAAATTCGGGAGGGCGTCCTACATTAGCAAGTCGGTTCGCCATAATATCACAGGCTGTTAAAGAAGATAAAGAAAGAAGTAAGATAATTTGCTTAATATTCATAATTTATATTTGTCCCCCAACCTCAACTACTTGAGCATTTTTTATCCTTCCGATAACTAACTTGCCGCTATCAATATTTTTAAACTTGATAATATCATCTAAGCCGCCGGCCTCTAAGGCTACTCCCAATGTTTCGATTATGAGAGCAGTTTTATTAAATTGCAAGGTAACCTTTTGTCCTTTATTAATTATAGTCGGCGACATAAGCTCGCTTGGCCTTATAGGTTTGTTCGGTTGTAAGGTTTTTTTAGCTGATTTACCTATAATTTCCTTTGTATCTTGGATTATAAGCCCTGAAAGCTTATCTTTCGGATATTTTATTTCTCCGAACATATCCTCATTAAGTAATTCTCCTTTATTAACCTTGCGGGTGAGGGTAGGGATAATTATTGCTTCCGTACTGATGCCTTCGAGTGAATATTCGTGACCGTTAGAAGTAACTAATAATTTAACTTTATTAGAGTTAAGTGCATATTCAGTAGCCAGTAGCTCGATATCTTTCGCGTTCTTTAGGTTACTGCCAGCATTTAGCCTAACTATAATATGGTCAATAAATTTTTCACGTTCCAGTTCTTCCTCAACCATCTCTTTAATTTCAGTGATGGTATGAGCAAAAGCAAAGCAGTAGTGAAAAATAATAATAAAAAATAGGTGAGGGATATATTTCATATTACTTACGATTTAGAATCAATTGCTTCTTTTGCCATCTGCTCTGCCGTCTGCATAACTTTCGAGTTCATTTCATAATTCCTTTGTGCCTTAATTAGGTTCATAATTTCGGTGATTGAATTTACGTTAGAACTTTCAACAAAATGTTGTTTGATACTTCCGAATCCCTCATCAAGAGCAAAGCCTAAGATAGGAGCACCGGAAGCGGTAGTTTCTTTGTATATACTATCCCCAATTGCCTCTAATCCCGAAGGGTTTTGAAATATTGCCAAATCAAGTTGCCCCAAATCCTGAGGGTCAGGCTGGCCGGCTATGGTTGCCTGTACTCTGCCGTCTCGGG harbors:
- the rpoD gene encoding RNA polymerase sigma factor RpoD yields the protein MSKATSKNQKTATKEDNKIFKESKKLSSAEKSSINNMDSVEVKTQTAKSPANKAANEDSSFEKLIKKGKETGSVTFDQLNSVISDTDIEKIEDTISFFDDAGITLSEKSSDDEELVFDLPISEEEPAEEEEEQETLRSDDPVRMYLKEMGHVELLSREGEVEIAKKIEDGRYKMITYLCQTPVALRAFIDWYDALSNEAILLREIIDLDAMYSKEFGKDEFSEAKLAEDDFAGFKEEEDEDEDETEEETEESEDEDLDEEEGDEKKTEAPDDYDSEENLSILSMEIELRPKMIDVFGKAAQLSGQILNIQQDKLAAALENKPFSAALNKKYETLNQELSTLMQDMRFNETQIDRILDKLYSINKKLIGIESQILRLAENNKINRNTFLTKYTGNELEPMLLDKLEGLKDKGFKDFIQKEREQINYLRGNVIEIAKEVGLDISTFKQLVSEVQRGERVASKAKKEMIEANLRLVISIAKKYANRGLQFLDLIQEGNIGLMKAVDKFEYRRGYKFSTYATWWIRQAITRSIADQARTIRIPVHMIETINKILRTSRQIVHDMGREPTPEEIAMKLAMPVEKVRKVLKIAKEPMSLENPVGDDEGSMLGDFIEDKNAIQPLDAAILTNLREVTTRVLSSLTPREERVLRMRFGIGMNTDHTLEEVGKQFRVTRERIRQIEAKALRKLRHPSRAKKLKGFSSNTQ
- the dnaG gene encoding DNA primase; its protein translation is MSYAIDQVKARINLSSVVSKKVALKRKTTGEYLGLCPFHPEKSPSFNVSDNKGFYHCFGCGAHGDVFSYLMETEYLKFPEALEKLAQEAGIELPKHTEVQKKQQDIRDILIEIHEAAANYYTQKLFSPEGKQALNYLKKRGLKNEIIAEYRLGFTPHNHSELHDILKQKFNETQIAASKVLLKGDYGVYNPLKNRVIFPIFNKSGKTVAFGGRLIEKGEPKYLNSPETLIFKKSETLYGLNFAKKEALKTKQIIVVEGYMDVIALANNEIYNSVAPLGTSISSEHIKSLWKIVDIPTLCLDADNAGRTATSRLASEILPFIKADKTLNFASLTGGKDPDEVIVNKGREFFKSIINHPTPLSELLFTSLLKMHTVKTPENVTTLRKNLELLAKKIIDKDLQKSYSSYFKSKVYEILSNKKKPNINKEFLNSKHNIQSILSEQENNILTILATVINHPEIISDDEIYYELHDIEIRSNFLDKIREYILNLKGYINYENEPCRKTLRQTLEEQFNFKLNDNMFDTFAKSEASSEEAKEGIIRIFKLNNLIIIQEQIKTTSQLLMERQDEETYNKLSYLKQIEEILKTELNILN
- the flgA gene encoding flagellar basal body P-ring formation chaperone FlgA; translation: MKYIPHLFFIIIFHYCFAFAHTITEIKEMVEEELEREKFIDHIIVRLNAGSNLKNAKDIELLATEYALNSNKVKLLVTSNGHEYSLEGISTEAIIIPTLTRKVNKGELLNEDMFGEIKYPKDKLSGLIIQDTKEIIGKSAKKTLQPNKPIRPSELMSPTIINKGQKVTLQFNKTALIIETLGVALEAGGLDDIIKFKNIDSGKLVIGRIKNAQVVEVGGQI
- the flgH gene encoding flagellar basal body L-ring protein FlgH gives rise to the protein MNIKQIILLLSLSSLTACDIMANRLANVGRPPEFNKVNTYNDYIQQEQYLKAKTAQSEQQSSIEPPAQGKAANSLWKPGSRAFFRDLRARAIGDILKVNITIQDKAKLDNKTTKTRSGSTSAGMPSLFGFENKVKNILPDAVNPSKLLNVTSNDNNTGEGKVDRQETINTTVAATVIKILPNNNLYIKGSQEVRVNFEVREVTIEGIVRPEDISSENAVTLDQIAEARVSYGGRGQLSEYQQERLGRQILDIVAPF